In Luteimonas sp. MC1750, the following proteins share a genomic window:
- a CDS encoding rhodanese-like domain-containing protein, translating to MFTSIAAYRFVAIDDPAAVVARVRALAEELALLGTVLVADEGINLFLAGEAGDVQVFLARLGEDPRFHALEAKLSRSQTRPFARLKVKRKPEIISFRREGASPLDGRAPAVAPRDLARWIGQGHDDAGRRLVLLDTRNREEVGHGSFAGALTLPIDSFTALPGALEAHRDALADATVVGFCTGGIRCEKAVNWMRGAGYPHALQLEGGILGWFEAMGDFGYEGSCFVFDERIALDPALGAAADANGR from the coding sequence ATGTTCACCAGCATCGCCGCCTACCGTTTCGTCGCCATCGACGACCCCGCCGCCGTCGTCGCCCGGGTGCGCGCGCTTGCGGAAGAATTGGCGCTGCTCGGTACCGTGCTGGTCGCGGACGAAGGCATCAACCTGTTCCTGGCCGGCGAGGCCGGCGACGTCCAGGTCTTCCTCGCGCGCTTGGGCGAGGATCCGCGCTTCCATGCGCTCGAGGCCAAGCTGAGCCGGAGCCAGACCCGCCCGTTCGCGCGGCTCAAGGTCAAGCGCAAGCCGGAGATCATCAGCTTCCGCCGCGAGGGTGCGTCGCCGCTGGATGGTCGGGCGCCCGCCGTCGCGCCGCGCGACCTGGCGCGCTGGATCGGGCAGGGCCACGACGATGCCGGCCGCCGGCTGGTGCTGCTCGACACCCGAAACCGCGAGGAGGTCGGCCACGGCAGCTTCGCCGGCGCCCTGACCCTGCCGATCGACAGCTTCACGGCACTTCCCGGCGCGCTGGAAGCGCATCGCGATGCGCTGGCCGATGCCACCGTGGTCGGGTTCTGCACCGGCGGCATCCGCTGCGAGAAGGCGGTCAACTGGATGCGCGGTGCCGGCTATCCCCACGCGCTTCAGCTCGAGGGCGGGATCCTGGGCTGGTTCGAGGCCATGGGCGACTTCGGCTACGAAGGCAGCTGCTTCGTCTTCGACGAGCGCATCGCCCTCGATCCGGCGCTGGGCGCCGCTGCCGACGCCAACGGGCGATAA
- a CDS encoding D-glycerate dehydrogenase: MAETRPRMQRPRVWVSQPLYPDIESRLDAWFDVTRTPVVTDHAPAAIAAALAACDGALVTLNDRIGEAEIARAPRLRAVANVGVGYNNLDVAALAARGIIATNTPGVLTETTADFGFALMMAAARRITEAEAWLREGHWQGWGFHQLLGAGIHGSTLGILGMGRIGQAIARRALGFGMRVLYHNRTRLPDAIEQACAARWVARDALLEAADHLVLVLPYSAQTHHIIDGAALARMRPTATLTNIARGGLVDEDALADALQSGRLAAAGLDVFEGEPAVNPKLLACRNVVLTPHIASASLSTRRAMVSLAVDNLIAAMGFGPDAGRPPSPVGG, translated from the coding sequence ATGGCTGAGACGCGACCCCGCATGCAGCGGCCGCGGGTCTGGGTGTCGCAGCCGCTGTATCCGGATATCGAGTCGCGCCTGGACGCCTGGTTCGACGTCACGCGCACGCCGGTCGTCACCGACCACGCCCCGGCGGCGATCGCGGCGGCGCTGGCTGCGTGCGACGGCGCCCTGGTCACGCTCAACGACCGCATCGGCGAAGCCGAGATCGCCCGCGCTCCGCGGCTGCGCGCCGTGGCCAACGTCGGCGTGGGCTACAACAACCTCGACGTCGCCGCCCTGGCCGCGCGCGGGATCATCGCCACCAATACGCCCGGCGTGCTGACCGAAACCACCGCCGACTTCGGCTTCGCGCTGATGATGGCCGCGGCGCGGCGCATCACCGAAGCCGAAGCCTGGCTGCGCGAGGGCCACTGGCAGGGCTGGGGCTTCCACCAGCTGCTTGGCGCCGGGATCCACGGCAGCACGCTTGGCATCCTCGGCATGGGGCGGATCGGGCAGGCCATCGCGCGGCGCGCCCTGGGCTTCGGCATGCGCGTGCTGTACCACAACCGGACGCGGCTGCCGGATGCCATCGAGCAGGCATGCGCGGCGCGCTGGGTGGCGCGCGACGCGCTGCTGGAAGCAGCGGACCACCTGGTACTGGTGCTGCCGTACTCGGCGCAGACCCACCACATCATCGACGGCGCCGCGCTGGCGCGCATGCGCCCGACCGCGACGCTGACCAACATCGCCCGCGGTGGCCTGGTCGACGAGGACGCGCTCGCCGACGCCCTGCAGTCGGGCCGGCTGGCCGCGGCGGGGCTGGACGTGTTCGAAGGCGAGCCGGCGGTCAATCCGAAGCTGCTTGCGTGCCGCAACGTGGTCCTGACGCCGCATATCGCCAGCGCGAGCCTGTCCACGCGCCGCGCGATGGTGTCGCTGGCGGTGGACAACCTGATTGCCGCGATGGGCTTCGGGCCGGATGCAGGGCGACCGCCGAGCCCCGTGGGCGGGTAG
- the aroC gene encoding chorismate synthase: MNSFGQLLRVTTFGESHGPAIGCVVDGCPPGIALAPGDFARDLGRRATGRTRHTSARREDDAIEILSGVHEGLTTGTPIALLVRNTDARSRDYAAIGARFRPGHADYTYWHKYGIRDPRGGGRSSARETTMRVAAGVIARKWLAERHGVTVRGHLAQIGEVTPRGFDWDAVEGNPFFWPDAAQVPELERYMDALRKSGDSVGARVTVVADGVPPGWGEPVYGKLDAGIAAAMMSINAVKGVEIGDGFASVAQRGSVHRDAMTPEGFLSNHAGGVLGGISSGQQVTCSVAFKPTSSLRLPVAGLDVDGQVVDIVTTGRHDPCVGIRATPICEAMLALELMDQALRHRAQCGDVGAVSPRIPAAPDGARHG; encoded by the coding sequence CACCTTCGGTGAATCCCACGGGCCGGCGATCGGCTGCGTGGTCGATGGCTGCCCGCCCGGCATCGCGCTGGCGCCGGGCGACTTCGCGCGCGACCTCGGGCGCCGCGCCACCGGGCGCACCCGGCATACCTCGGCGCGGCGCGAGGACGACGCGATCGAGATCCTGTCCGGCGTCCACGAGGGCCTGACCACCGGCACGCCGATCGCCCTGCTCGTGCGCAACACCGACGCGCGCAGCCGCGACTACGCCGCGATCGGCGCCCGGTTCCGCCCCGGCCATGCCGATTACACCTATTGGCACAAGTACGGCATCCGCGACCCCCGCGGCGGCGGCCGCAGCTCGGCGCGCGAGACCACGATGCGGGTCGCCGCGGGCGTGATCGCCAGGAAGTGGCTGGCCGAGCGCCACGGCGTGACCGTCCGCGGCCATCTCGCGCAGATCGGCGAGGTCACGCCGCGCGGCTTCGACTGGGACGCGGTCGAGGGCAATCCGTTCTTCTGGCCCGATGCCGCGCAGGTGCCGGAGCTCGAGCGCTACATGGACGCGCTGCGCAAGTCCGGCGACTCGGTCGGCGCGCGCGTCACCGTGGTCGCCGACGGCGTGCCGCCGGGCTGGGGCGAGCCGGTCTACGGCAAGCTCGACGCCGGCATCGCCGCGGCGATGATGTCGATCAACGCGGTCAAGGGCGTGGAGATCGGCGACGGCTTCGCCAGCGTCGCGCAGCGCGGCAGCGTGCATCGCGACGCGATGACGCCCGAAGGCTTCCTGTCCAACCACGCCGGCGGCGTCCTGGGCGGCATCAGCAGCGGCCAGCAGGTCACGTGTTCGGTGGCCTTCAAGCCGACGTCGAGCCTGCGCCTGCCGGTGGCGGGCCTGGACGTCGATGGCCAGGTCGTGGACATCGTCACCACCGGCCGCCACGACCCCTGCGTCGGCATCCGCGCGACGCCGATCTGCGAGGCGATGCTGGCCCTGGAGCTGATGGACCAGGCGCTGCGCCACCGCGCCCAGTGCGGCGACGTCGGCGCGGTATCCCCGCGCATCCCGGCGGCGCCGGACGGCGCGCGCCATGGCTGA